Part of the Planctomycetia bacterium genome is shown below.
ACGGCTGCCTGAACGGCTGGTCGCCGAACTGGCCCGGACCCGCGTCCAGGCCCAGCAGGCCTGGGCGGCCGCCCGCTCGGCCGCCTGCTGGAAGACGCTCGAGCCATGGCTGGAGCGGATCTTCGCCCTGAAACGCGAGCAGGCCGCCTGCCAGTTCCCTGAACTCGACCCGTACGACGCCCTGCTCGATGAGTACGAGCCGGGGGCCCGTTGGCGGCCCGTCGCCGCCCGGTTCGCGCGGCTCCGGGACGAACTCGTCCCCTTTGTGAGAGCCTGCGTCGAATCCCCCGTTCGGCCCGACGACACCCTGCTGCGGCGCCACTTTCCCCGCGACGCACAGGAACGGTTCGTCCGCGCGATCGCGACGCGGATCGGGTTCGACTTCGACCGCGGCCGGCTCGACACCACGGCCCATCCATTCTGCTCGACCCTCGGCCCCGATGACTGCCGGATCACGACCCGCTGGGACGAGCACTGGCTGCCGACGGCGCTGTATGGCGTCCTCCACGAGGCCGGGCACGGCCTCTACGAGCAGGGGCTGGCACGCGAGTGGCACGGCCTGCCGCCGGGCGAGGCGACGTCGCTCGGTATCCACGAATCACAGTCGCGGCTCTGGGAGAATCTCGTCGGCAGGTCGCGCGGGTTCTGGGAATGGTGCTTTCCGCTCGCCCGGGAGGCCTTTCCGGGAACGCTCGCCGCTGCCGATGCGGGACGTTTGCATGCGGCGACGCTCGCCGTCAGGCCGTCGTTCATCCGCGTCGAGGCCGACGAGGTCACCTACAACCTGCACGTGATGCTGCGGTTCGACCTCGAGCGGGCCCTGATCCATGGCGATCTCGCCGTGGCGGACCTCCCCGGCGCCTGGAACGAGCGGTTCGCCCGCGACTTCGGCATGCGGCCGGGGAATGACGCCGAGGGGGTGCTGCAGGACATCCACTGGAGCGCCGGGCTCGTCGGCTACTTTCCGACCTACACGCTCGGCAACCTGTTCGCGGCACAACTGATGGCCGCGGCCGAGCGCGGCCTGCCGGACCTCGATGCCCGGATCGCTGCCGGCGAGTTCGCCGGCCTGCTCGGCTGGCTGCGGCATCATGTTCACGCCGTGGGCCGCCTGCTGGAGTCGGAACCGCTCGTCGAGCAGGCCACGGGGGAGAAGGTGTCCGAGCGGTTTTTCCTCGACAGCCTGCGGCGCCGCTACGCCCCGGCGCACCGGCTCTGAGCCGCGGTCGACGGCCGCGGCCGGGCGTTGGCGACCGGGGAAACGGCGGTGGTACACTCTTCTCGGCGGGTCCGGTCCGCCGATCACGGGCAACGGCATCGATAGCGTGAAGGAGTCTCGGCCATGGCAGACGATCGCGACGCGGCGCGAAACGAAGACCCCGATCCCTGGGCGGACCTCGAGTCGGCGGGCGGTGACGCCGCAGAAGGCGGTTTCGGCATCGATGCGTTCTCGTTCGACGAGGATGCGAAGAACCCGGCCGCCGAGGCAGCGACCGGTGAACGTGAGGCCGGTGAACGTGAGGCCGCCGGAGCAGCGGCAGCTGAAGAGGTCGTGCTGCCCGATCCGGCCCTTGGCGAGATGACGGCCGTGGGCGACACGGACAGCGAGGCGGACATCGGCGAGCATGCGATGATCGGCGGGAGCGCATGGGATGACCACGAGGCGGTCGCGGAACCGGTGGAGGCGGCAGCCGAGCAGTCAGCCGATTCGTTCGGCCTGGGAGAATTCAGCGAGGCCTCGGCGGACTCGGCCGCCGAGTCGCTCCAGCCCGGTGTCGCGGCTGTCGTCGCGCCGGCCCGGGCGGCCGCGTCACGCACGAACAGGAAAAAGAAGGCCAGCGGCATCGGCCAGGTGATCGGCATCGTGCTCGGTGGCGTGATGGCGATCCCGGTGACGCTGGCGATCCTCATCTGGGGCTTCGGCAAGGATCCGTTCGGGACGACGAAGCAGCTGCCCGAGCAACTGGCGTTTCTCCTGCCAGCGAAGTTCCAGCGCGGCGGCGCGGGCGGCGGCGGCCTCGATCTGGGGCTGCCCGACCCGGACACCATGTCGGTCCGCAGTCCGGCCACCGATCCGCAGGCACCGGTGGCGGAGCCGATCGCCCCGGAGGCGGATCCCGTCGTGCCGCAGCCAACCGCCGCCGACCCTTCCGCCGGCGAATCGTCCGCCGGCGATCAGCGGCCGGCCCGGACGGAGGAATTCGTCGACCCGCTCGACGTGCCGCAGCCCACGCCGTCGGCACCCGTCGCTCCCCCCGCGCCGCCGCCGCCGCCGCTCGACACGGCGGCGTTGGACGCCGCCCTTGCCGCGGCCGAGGCGGCAGCCGAAGCGTTCCGCAACGTCGGCGACCCGGATGATCCGGCCCGCACGCCCCTGATGCTCGACTGGTACAAGCGTCTGGCCAGCGTGGCGGAGGAACTGGTGCTGCTCGAGCGCACCGCCGCCGACACAGGGAGGGCCCTCGCCGGTCCGCCGGAAGGGTTCAAGGCATTGCACGCCGGCATCGCCGGCCACGCGGGGTTGCGGACCGAACTGACCCGGCTGGGGAGGATGTGGCTGACGGCCTCGAAGCGGAACGGCGACGGCGTGGTGCTGCAGGTGACGTTCGACTCCGCCCGCAGGGTGGGGCCCTACTGGTCGAC
Proteins encoded:
- a CDS encoding carboxypeptidase M32 — protein: MATAAGNDGQQRFAAVCHHARRVATLASIESLLDWDEQAMMPAEAGPHRAEQAAVLATLVHRERTDPAQRERLAALAEGPRAGDGTPAERATIRLLVKEADKQARLPERLVAELARTRVQAQQAWAAARSAACWKTLEPWLERIFALKREQAACQFPELDPYDALLDEYEPGARWRPVAARFARLRDELVPFVRACVESPVRPDDTLLRRHFPRDAQERFVRAIATRIGFDFDRGRLDTTAHPFCSTLGPDDCRITTRWDEHWLPTALYGVLHEAGHGLYEQGLAREWHGLPPGEATSLGIHESQSRLWENLVGRSRGFWEWCFPLAREAFPGTLAAADAGRLHAATLAVRPSFIRVEADEVTYNLHVMLRFDLERALIHGDLAVADLPGAWNERFARDFGMRPGNDAEGVLQDIHWSAGLVGYFPTYTLGNLFAAQLMAAAERGLPDLDARIAAGEFAGLLGWLRHHVHAVGRLLESEPLVEQATGEKVSERFFLDSLRRRYAPAHRL